The genomic stretch ATTAGACAACGTCTGGATATCTATTTGTCCTCAAGTGAGTTTGCGTCGTCAGACTTCCATCTAAAGATAAAAACTTACACGGCCTCTGTCGCTGAGGTGCAAGAAGGTCCAAGTGTGGCTATCGGTACAGACTCCATAGATGCCACCCTTAtactttcttgcttttcggGCGGCATAAACGACCGACATGCTCGGAAGAGCTGCCCAGCATTCGTCATCCAGTAGACCGCTGCTTCGAACTACCGCCAAGTTTGTGTCCCAATCTCCACATGCTCCATACCACAGAACGTAGTCCACCGATGCCTTGAAAGCCAGATCATCAGATCCAGTGGTTGTTGTCTGGAAATGCCAGTACGGTGCTGCGTGAATGTGATGACTGGGCAGTGATGAATCAGCGTAAAGTtgatccttcttcctcctcacgATAGCCGACAGGTGCAACAGAACCCCGTCCGCTTTGGGTCGGATCGAGCTTGACTTGGAATCTTCAGTGGAGTATACAAGGGCGATGTCGGTCATCAGTTGCTCTAAAAATGGTTAAAATGGCGATCTCGTACCTATTAGCTGTAGAAACAAACCAAAGTGTTCCGGCATCTGAACGCTCATACTCTCCTGGTCAACCATCCACACCTGTTTTTCTTCGGTATCTGAACTAGGGGAAAGCTTAAGCTCGCGAAATATACGGACAAGAGTCTGTCTGGCTAGCTCATCTGTGTTGGCGGGGAGGTTAAGCCGATCCATAGACTGATTGATGAATTCCACCTCTATCTTCTGCATTTCGTGCTTTTTGCTGATGCGGTGTCTCATTGCGAAACACATATCACGTAAGTGGATGAGAAACAGCAGAGACGAGTGAAGCGAAAAGtaagggaggaaaaaagaaagaaaagtgaagaaaagagtcAATAAAAGGGATGGGGGTAGAATCCCGTAACAACGATATCAATCTTTCGCCTAACTAACTGAACCTACCTAGTACCAGGTACTAATTTACATGTAAGGAGGAAATAGTTCGATATGTTAGAATGATCGTCTTCGGCCTAGTGCTGATATCATTGGTGGAAGCGAACCTGTAGATTTATAGCCACAGCCTCTGGTTTAGTCACCGCTTGCCTGCCGCATTGTGTTTAAATCCAGGGCAATCTTCAAAACCCTTGACATGCTGTTCGTTTTATTGATTGTGCGACCACAATGTCCGAACATCCTTCAGACCTTGTTGCTTTTGACCCCAGTTCTTTACGGACTGGGAAAGAACTCAAAAGTTCGGAGGCTTCCTCAATTTTCGAGGTAGAGCTTCGAGGTCATCGCTATGTAATGAAACTTGAAAGTGGTGAGTTGCCCTCAAGGCTTTATCAGAATAATGCTGAATTCACAGTTCCACGACAACGGTGACCCAGGGTTTACCAGAAAGGGCCGTGGCTTGAACCGTTCTCGCTGCGAATCGATGCTTACAGAAATCTCCATTCGTTTGGGGTATGTGAGCAGGGGGTCGTTCCATATTATCACGGTTATATCGACCGACTTGATCCAGCCAGGTTCCAACCCCATCTTAATCATTTTATGAATGACATTCATGCTCCAAATGCCATTTTGCTCGAATATCTAGAGGATACTGAAGAGCTTAACTGTGTAAACTATTCTGGTGATCGTCTTCAGGCCGCGATTGTTGGACTGAGGGAAATTCACAGCGCCTTAATTCACCACCGCGACGTCTACCCAAAGAACATTCTTATTGTCCGTGGACCCCCAGAGAGAGTCGTTTGGATAGATTTCGATGTTGCAATGACTTTCGATTCAACAAAGCCAATGGGGTATCAGGCTGATGAACACTGCGACTTCGAAATCGAGCTT from Aspergillus oryzae RIB40 DNA, chromosome 1 encodes the following:
- a CDS encoding uncharacterized protein (predicted protein), with amino-acid sequence MRHRISKKHEMQKIEVEFINQSMDRLNLPANTDELARQTLVRIFRELKLSPSSDTEEKQVWMVDQESMSVQMPEHFEQLMTDIALVYSTEDSKSSSIRPKADGVLLHLSAIVRRKKDQLYADSSLPSHHIHAAPYWHFQTTTTGSDDLAFKASVDYVLWYGACGDWDTNLAVVRSSGLLDDECWAALPSMSVVYAARKARKYKGGIYGVCTDSHTWTFLHLSDRGRSARAGPESSGANKR
- a CDS encoding uncharacterized protein (predicted protein), with translation MNDIHAPNAILLEYLEDTEELNCVNYSGDRLQAAIVGLREIHSALIHHRDVYPKNILIVRGPPERVVWIDFDVAMTFDSTKPMGYQADEHCDFEIELVKSFGRLLWKSISGSRLTAALSSLNISPHSIFKKNLYS